The sequence TTCGATTTGTGACGGCGGAGTTTgagggaaaaaaagaaaaaagaaaaagacgtCGCTGCTGGGAATCGAACCTGCGACTCCAATAAACTCTTAAAcacttcatttttattttttataaaatttttatgttttttatttttgcacctgatttttttaattaaataaatacacaaacttagtattcttctaatttttctcaTAAAATTCTCATCGAAATCACATTTTGCAACTTCAGCCAGAAAGTCCAATTTTATTATGCACTTacattttttagtttaaaacgacgacgtttagAAGAAATCAATATTGTGTTGTTTTCATGATCAACCGATTTAGCTACATTAAAAGCTCCGACAGACACGTTGGTATTAATttagagaaaaataaatttaatggtGAAAAAATATGAGGAGCTTCAAGTTCGTGTAtttggattttaaaaaaattcaaatgcaaaaccaaaaaaTGTTGAGCTTCcgtcaaattttaattttacatacATATTTCAAATGTAGCATGGTAAATATTGAATTATTGATGTAATATGATTTTGCGATCAATCAATGTTTCAGCAGAACTTATTGTAAACATGAGTAATCgaataattaacatgaaatAATCGTTCTCGCGTGATAATTAATAGATAGAAAATTAGAAATGACATTGTTTTGTATCTTACGAAACAATGCCAATGCATAATCAAAATTGAATGAAAGTTAaggtataatttataaaaaagtaAACGATTTTCTTTAATAGAATTTACAAAAATGAGGTGGTATGTATATAAAGACAAAAGTGGGAAGATAGCATTTCTTTGGCAAGGAGTGATCCTTGCTTTATCTACTCGCAAACATCACTAAACCACGTTACTaacccaacacacacacacacacacaaaggcATGGCTGCTGCTGCATCACCAGCTACTGTGGCAAGTAGCGCTTATTACGCACCTGCTCAAAAACGTGTTTCCATCGAGGATTATCGCGTTCGCATTTTACCTTGCAGCCATgcaaggcggcggcggcggtcgtTGGTCGTCAGAAGCTCCGGCGAGGAGAGCGCGACGACGGCGGTTGATGAGGCGAATCCACAACCGCCGGCGGAAGTCCCGAAAGGACCTCCGTCGCTGATCTCAACTCTTAATGTGGAGAAAGCTTTGCGAGGCATtggtatgttttttttttgtcctaatttttgCATTTTATAGTTCACTTTTGCCAAAGGAAGATTGTTAATGAAGTTTTGTTTTAGAGTTGCAGCGATTACGGATGCCGATCACTACGGGCGGCTCGGGCTTCGGAGCAAATGTTCATATAATGAGGTAAAAAAAAGTGTATGTGAAATCATTATTAATCTTCTTTGAAAAAGAATGTTCATATGATGAGGTAAAAGAGTTTATTAGAGATCATGCTATATAGGTTAGAGAAATGTTGCATCGGGACTATAGAGGTAACGCATATAAACGTGCGAgatataaatattactccattcgCCCATCAAAAATATAGTGTGATTTGaaatgcataaattttaataaacaattgaaaattttgaataaagtGGAGAAAACAATCCATTGTTAGGCAATTAATAAATCATTTATGAGAGatgatccttttttttttttgcaaatattaagtgtgaatgaaattgaaaatataagagTGTATATACCAATATAGAAATACCACATTTATTGTGGACggatcaaaatgacaaaaagatcACACTTTTTATAGACATATAGAGTACCCTGTTTTCTTCATGTGGTTGTTAAAATGTGACAAATTCAAACCTATAGAGACGTTAATGAAATTCAAACTTGAGATATTTGACCTCAGAATATCAATTTATCACTGGTCGTCTCAAAAGAgtgtatataaaatattatctttGCACGTGAGTTATGCCTACAATGTCAGGTAAACGTCGCTTACAAAAGCAAGATGGCGGAGTTGACGAGTAAAGAGTTGGATGAAGAAGAACTTAGCAAGGAGCTAGAGCTCTTGAAGGTTGACATGTAATAAAATTTCAAcaatattcattttcaattatgttAAAGTTAAATCAATGTGGATTTGCATTGGTCAGGAATCGCATTCGGTTCTGTCATCGGCGGAAGAGAGAAGGCTGTATGATTGGAGTTTGGCGAGAAGTGGGAAGCCAGATACATACATGTGGCCATTTGAAGTTGATATCACTCAAGCTCCAATAGGAGACCCACCTCCTCAGGTAATCTTTCaagaattcatatattttaggaTTCATATTTTAATGTTGATTCTTTTGTTCGTGACATGCTGAAATTCAACATGTAATTGCATTTTTTTGGGGTCCTTTGTTGAGTGTCATAAAAGAAGGTTTCAAGTATAGTCCCATTGTAAAGATAATCGTCGTTTTCGTTTTCGTCATCTCCGGAGAATGCTATAGGAAATACACATCTCGTCACGTCCAAATTATATTCGTTTTTGCAGGAGCCGGAGGATGAATGGCCAACGACGTTGACCGGATACTTCTTTTTAGGGTGGATGGTATTGTCCTTCGTGTTATTTATTACGTTAAATCGCTAGGGCAAATAGGAGTCATTTACCATATTTCTTATAATgatttcccttttcttttcaaGTTTAAGTTGTTTATGAGTCTGAATGCGAAGGAGAGAGATTTATTACTCGTTCAGCTCATATTATTGAAGTCTGGAAAATGTATTAGGAAAGAAATAATCAATAACATTTTCTTTTCCGATTACTATCGCCAATTTTGTATGACATTATCTATATTGCATGCATAGATAAGGATATATGGCAATCCTAAGAGTATATCCTTAGTATTGTCACGTATCAATTATCCACAATGCAATAGAAAATAGTCGCATTAGAAAACAATAGAGGATctgaattgaaatttttaagCGTTATTAGTATCTAAATACACTAACTTTGTGGGTAATCTGATTTTGCATATAAACTTTGAAAGggttaaaaaaaacataaattttaatattgtagTAATTTTGCCACAAATTCAATTTTCGCTCAAATTAAAACTGACGTAGCAAGTCGAAATATCGACGTTGTACTcatcgtataagacatctctaaactTAGAAATCGtagaatttttaaaaagttCGAACATCTAGAAATTGAATTTGTGgtaaaattgctacaacattaaaattcatttttttttactacttCCAAAGTTCATGTGCATAACCAAACTACACCGAAAGTTGGTGCATCTAGGTGCTAATAACCcaatttttaaatgattttaaacgATTGTGATCGGGCTcaagtgtgtgagtgtgtgagagagagagagggagagaggacCTATTCTAGAGGAGGAACATACCTTGATCAGCATCGGCGAGCCTCTGACCTCTGTGCAAAGAGGGATCGAGTGAGAAATTAAAACTTCCATAAAAGATTTTCAAATGCCAGAGCTCGGCAAAAGAAATTATTGCTAGCATCTGAAACCTCACCTTAAACAAGGGAACAAGGTTAGTAAGAGAACAACGACAATTAACATATTTACCACATGGAATTAATTCTAAAATGTGGACCAATCTAAGCCTTGTATAGCACTTTTTTTCTAAGTTAGATAAGCTTCGACCTAAATGTAATAAAAGAACTGGTGATGCCCttttttgggaaaaaaaaaatataacaaacaCTCTTACCATGACCGATATACACCCTAGTAAAACTACAAGTTGATACAAATACCTATTCAAAGGATAGCAGAGATGGAATCACCAGTTCACTGGCACATCTCCATACTACCCACCGCTCCTTCAATATGCTCGACGTTTTTGGTGACGGTAGTCATCTCTGCGGTCCTCGTTGAAGCCATGCACCCTCTGCAACCTGTCACCATGCCTGGAAGAATCTTGGCGAAGCTCCCTCTCGGTATATTTGGCCCTCCTATCAGCAGGTGTCTGAGGATCAAAACCATGGTCTGTGCGGTTGTGGTGATGTTTTCTGTGAGAATCATGGACATCAGAGTCGACCATTCTCTTAGCATCCCTTTGGGTCGAGTGATGACCAAAACTCGAATCACTTTCATAATGTCCATTTCTCTCGTTGTCCTTCTGCAAGCCCCTGTCCCAGTGATGACCCTTGTGTCTCCCATCACAATGCCGTTCTGTGCTTCTGGACTTATCTTCTTTGTTTGACCTCTCCACATGAGAGagcctcttctctctctcagcaAAAGAGCGTCGGCTCTTCTCATGTTTTTCATCAGCATAGACACCAGGATGCATATACTTTTCGTGCTGATCTTTTCTCCCCGATCTTTGAGCCAAGCTATCATCAGAGTGACTCAAAATTTGCTCCCTGTTTTTATGTGTTTTCTGCGGACTATAGTGTTGATAGCATTCTGAAGAACCATCATCGTCGGAAAGTAGGTCTCTGTTGCAAAGCCATTGTTAGAATTCTTTAAACAAAACCAACAAAAGTAATGCTTCCGATCAATTTACAGACAGACAAGAATTCTTATGCTAGGGCTGGCAGGAATCATCTCGGATAAGACTTAACATTTACCTTTCTAGATTTTCATTTGAGAGCTTCTTCCTCTTATTTCCACAATGTTGAAGCCCAAAGTGGTCAAGACGACGAGGTTCCATATTCCCCATTCTCATGTTCGCACTGCAAGATGTACAAGGTGTCATAATCTGTGCATATGCAAGTCCATAGAATCAGCTTAAAGATGATTGAAACACATTAAACATACCCAAGGCCAGGCAGGATGCCGCCCACAGACGAAACATAGGGAGGAGGAACAGCGAAAGGCCCAACAGGGACCATGGAGGGATTGAACGGCATCATTGAAGGACTATTATACATATTTGCATAGGGTGTATAAGGAGGAAAGGAAGAGGCATTCCAGTACGGAGGTGCATAGCCTTGCATACCTCCATGAAATGCTCCGGATCCTAAAATGATTGAAAATTTAAGAATTCACACATGTTAAAACATAACCAAGAACACTTTGATAAGTACCTGGCTGAAACATGGGATTTGGATGGGAAATTGGGCAGTCTCTCATGAGATGGTCAGAAGAACCACATGAATAGCAATTGCGGACGCCCTGAaatcattaatttatttcactTGTAAATAAGCATCAACATGGACTTTATAAAATATTGTCACTTCTAGCAAAATATCTGAAAGAAGTTCAACAAGACCAGCATGCTTGAAAATTTACAGGAGCATGCCATAAAATGAAAAGGTtatggaaaatattttataatttcacccAGAAGAAAGGCAATGAAACATATGCTTTGGATTTTTGCTAATGGTCTTATGACACAAGTTAGATCCCGATATTGGCAGATTTCAGCAAAGAGTTGACCTAAAAGCTCATGTGGAATGAGAATTACTAGGTATTTATCATTATATGGTATTGCTGAAGTTACCTTTCTGTATCTACCATGACCTGATAAGCTTCTCCCGCCAGCTGAAAATAGCACATTACAGAAACAGTTGGACATTGATTAAACTATAACTACATATTTATCAGAGGTCGTATATCAAATAGTGCAACATTCAATACCTCCTGAGTCAAACCAGAATCCCCCTTTCCTCTTGGCGTTAGAATCAGCTGTGAAGAGAAATAATAAGGGTGGAATGTGTCAACTGTTAAATTCAAAGAAACTGGTAGACAAAAAAATGATCCATTTGTTATTTATCCAGGAAAAAGATCACTGGAAGAAACTAGAAACAAGGGTTTTATCCAATGGGTCATAATTTTTTGCAATCGTGAGCTAATAAGTAATTAAAATACTGCTAACCTCAAGTAGGCCTCAACTACagcaatttcttcaatttattaCACTTAACTCTCACTCTAAGCAACAAAGGAAAATTGTTTAACGTGTTACTTCTCCTGAAGTACACACATCACAACATGCTTTTCTAAGGTAAGAGATTTTTTTAATGCCTTCGCGATTTCAATGTAAACTGTCTTTAATAAACTAACTGATATTTAGCATAACTCTTTTTTAAGGTTGCTGCCTCCAAAGTCTTAATACCATAAAAGTCATATCCCCAATACTTTACCAAAAGTAGAATAAAGGAGCACTTTAATAATATTGTGACTTCTGTAGGATGGCCTGAACATTTTGAAATATGTGCAAGTATAGCATTGAGCAAAGACAAGTACCTTCACCTTGGCTTTTAGCTTCAAGATGAACAGGTTGATTTTCACCCTGAAATGTAGATTGTGCAAAATCTTCAAAATCTCTACTACCAGTGTTGCCATATGGCACATTTCTATGACGTTGCTCATATAACGCTTCCGTCAGAACCTGATTGGATCCTTTTCCAGTTGCACAAGAAGACTGAGGAACTTCCAGTTCCCTTTGGGCGACAGTGATAGCACAGGAAACATCATTTGCTTGGATTCCGGATTCTCCGTCTACATTAAGAGAAAATAACAACAAATGAAAAAGCAATCCTGTATCATTCTGAAGAGAAGTCCTGAAAATTTCTCAAGATTTACATTCAAATAAGCTATTCACCTGGCACATATTTCTGCATGACGTTCTCAAAACCAGCATCAAACATATGAGATTCAAGCAAATGCTCAGTTGCTTGACGCAATGATAAATTTGGAAGTAGATCGGCTATAGTGCATTTTCTTGATAAACATTTGGGGCATGTACCCGTTGCAAAAAGCACTTGATGGATACCTGCAGTTGCACCAGCAAACGAGAACCACAACACAAGTGAATCAGATCGATACTACAAAAGACAGAACTAGGTTTGCAgcaaacaaaatttaaattttggttAGCAGAAGTGGGTGAGAATAATAgtattaatttcaaatttggGCATCTGAACAGGTTGTTACTACATAAAGAACTCACACTTCTCGCAAAAGCTATGCTGGCAACAAGGTATCATCACTGCATCCGTAAAGAAATTTTTGCATAGTGAGCACTTCAATTCTAACGGCAAATTAGAACCTTGCACGGTCAGGAAATTGGATGTGTGCAGCCttccaaaaaaaatcaaaagactATGTCATATTAGCAAGAACATAGACCTCGAGAAAAATAGACAATTGGACAGAAATCACACTTGTTAGACTTCATGAGCTCAGGAGCTACTGGCAAAATGTTCCTATCATTTCCATGTTGACAAAGACCTGGCATTAACAACACACCATAGTAATCAAAGTCAATAGCAAAGACTATAGGGACGGACAAGAAAGAAGATAACAAAATAGAATAACAAACCACTTGGTATGACAGCAGCATCACCATTTTTGTTACCCATGAAGTTATTTTCATCAAGTTCTTGATCAAAGCAAGGCAAGTCTGAATCAGGCTTGGGGCAGAGATCAGCACCTAGGTCATCAAAGTCATTCCTTGGTCCTGTCTTCTGAAAAAAATAAAGGTCAAATGATTAGAGTAGTTGACCACGAGTCCAAAAGCAGGAGGGTTAGTACTAAACTATACGAGAAGTGGAGAACCAGTGAGTGTATGTGGCATGTTGAGAGAGTAATGGATTACGGTGTTAAATCATGTAATCTAGCTGCATTTGATATAACATAACACAACACAACAACAATATGATAAGTGAcatgataaaataaaagtatatattGAACACAAATTCTCTTAAAATGTTAATGCACGACAAcattaaaagaaaagaatataCATTAAGATCTGGTAACCAGCTGTCTTAGAGAGTCCTTATTGTGTTGACACGGGTATGGTGGTAACATCATAATGGCATAAGCACAATAACAGTGAATAATAGCCCATTATCTTCGGTTTGTGTCCATGTGTCACTATTGTGTCGTGTCAACATCTCACACCCCTAAGATAGATCCCATTGGATGGCAATCGACCAAGATGTTTCAAATAATATACTCATCTTATGAAAATGCAGATAAATGCAATATGAAAATATACACAAAAAATGGTATCCAACTAATATGTATCATAATTAAAGCTTACAGCTAGATTCAGATTGTGCGACTCATTCAACACGACATGCTTTACAGCTTCAATGGGCACCCTGCAGCAGAGTTACCATATATAAGGGTAAGAACAAGAGAGAAGTTAAATGCTATGAGCTCACACGATATGATAATAACTGTAAAATTAATCTACAGTGACAAAAACGCTAAAAAAGACGAGATTAACAAGTTACTATAAGCCTACAATTAAATACCAATGCATCCACATTAATTGGGACAGGTTTGTATAACATTATGTAGAAATGGCCCATATTGCTCACTAGATCATTGTGAAAGGAATATACAAATAATAACATGTAAAACCACCATTAGTTCAACAAAAAATGTCATGATTCTTTGATGCAAATAAGAGGAGACATCCATTCTAAAGTATGTAAGTTGATGTAAAAATCTACCTAAGAGCCCTTTAAATGCTTATATTTACAAAACTGCGCTTTCAGAagtcaaatttattttaataaacaaaaattaCTTCACAGCTCGAAAACGATACTCTTGCCAGCTCAACATGGTCTGGAGATCATACGTTAGTATTTCTTGGGTAAATAGTTCCTATCGTTAATCAATTCGAGCAAGTGAGTAGGTCAAAATCAGTTTCCAGTCAAATTTCAAGAAGCCAATTCTCTCTGATAAAGCAAGTGGACAGGCGCTAACTGGCAGGCTACACGTGTCATAATTCGAAGCCTATGTATTACATCATTCATTGATGGACATAAGCGGTAACATTTATTGTCGCCATTCCACGTAGAAGTTTTGTTGAACATAACAAAGCTATCTTACCAAACTGTGGGATCCTGAAACTTAATGCCCCATGTTCGACATCACTACCCACAATCATGGTGTTGATCTCAAAATTCAGTTTAGATCATCTCCAAACATTACCATTAAACCTTTTCTCATCTCTGATTCATCACTTATTAACGAACATAGTTGTAATTTCAGAAAGATCAACCCGAAACTCGTCAACAAACAGCACAGCCCCAAAAACAAAAGCAAATTCACACCGAGCTCGGGTATAACCAAATTCTACATGCATGCAAACAATACAGCCAGAAGAATGACCTTATTTTAAGCAGTCAGGCAAATTAATTCAATCAAGAAAATAAAGTCTTACACAGATGACGGAAGTGTTCCACCAGGAACTCTCTTAACAATCACGCTGGATCCACTAGGAATTTGAGAATCGCACTTGTACTCTGCCAATCCAATTTTACCCAATCAATAACCAACTCATGCAAATTAAAGCAAATTCTATCAACACCAGAGCAACTTTAAAGATAACAATATTTAATAACCGAAAAACAGcagtaattaaaaataaaactcagCGAAATAGCAATAAATCAAGCGACtcgaatgaaaaaaagaaaagcacCTAAACCAGAAACCGCGTCGGAGAAAACTAGATCAAACCCTTGCTGTTGCTGAGAATCCTTCCCGCGCATGATTCTCGATCTCAGCTCCGTCACCGAAATTGAGTCGCGGCTCCCGATCTCCATCGTATCAAAATTCATAGAGCTCCTAAATCTGAACCGAATTGACATATCTCGAACTTCGTCGTCAAATTATCAGCCAATTGTATATATGATTAATTGCATACGCGTACGATTGTATAAACTGCGTGTAGAAGATTCTGTATGTGTGTATGGAATAATGGAGCTGCAACTTGCGAAAGGGTTTTCGCCTTCGGGTTTTGCATAAGCTGATGTGTGAGAGTCAAGGGAGACGGGGCTGATTGCTAACGGCCAGCGGTATTTATACGATGACTTCTGTACGGATAGAGTCACGTGACGTGTGCGTGTTAGTAGtgctcttttctttttttctttttttttcaaattccatGGTCACATAAACGAGATTTAACCGGTATTATTGGTATTTTATTTATGTGATCtgcaacaaaatatatattgtaaataaaaataaatgctcACCACCAAAAAATAGATCTTGCTACTTCCTGGTTGTTTGAGctaatctatacatatataaaagctggtccATCTAGCCAAAAAAATTTCCAGCTCTTTTACTCCATCTACTTTTGGAAAgttgatttatatttagaaaGTTCACTAATTCATAGGATGATATATATAGTTGCGAGGCCCACTTGCTACAATCTATACAGTTCTCTTTTATATCatgcaatttatagttttgtgaaaaatatcctttatttttgtgaatttatatttttttagataaatttatataaatatccaatatttaaaatttaaagtcgccaatatttttcagtgtgaatttatataaattttgaaatatatatatatatatatatatattgtgaatttaaatatccaatatttaaaatttaaaatcaccaatagtaaatttatgaatttatacttagaatt comes from Salvia miltiorrhiza cultivar Shanhuang (shh) chromosome 3, IMPLAD_Smil_shh, whole genome shotgun sequence and encodes:
- the LOC131015333 gene encoding E3 ubiquitin ligase PQT3-like isoform X2 — encoded protein: MSIRFRFRSSMNFDTMEIGSRDSISVTELRSRIMRGKDSQQQQGFDLVFSDAVSGLEYKCDSQIPSGSSVIVKRVPGGTLPSSVVPIEAVKHVVLNESHNLNLAKTGPRNDFDDLGADLCPKPDSDLPCFDQELDENNFMGNKNGDAAVIPSGLCQHGNDRNILPVAPELMKSNKLHTSNFLTVQGSNLPLELKCSLCKNFFTDAVMIPCCQHSFCEKCIHQVLFATGTCPKCLSRKCTIADLLPNLSLRQATEHLLESHMFDAGFENVMQKYVPDGESGIQANDVSCAITVAQRELEVPQSSCATGKGSNQVLTEALYEQRHRNVPYGNTGSRDFEDFAQSTFQGENQPVHLEAKSQADSNAKRKGGFWFDSGAGGRSLSGHGRYRKGVRNCYSCGSSDHLMRDCPISHPNPMFQPGSGAFHGGMQGYAPPYWNASSFPPYTPYANMYNSPSMMPFNPSMVPVGPFAVPPPYVSSVGGILPGLGANMRMGNMEPRRLDHFGLQHCGNKRKKLSNENLERDLLSDDDGSSECYQHYSPQKTHKNREQILSHSDDSLAQRSGRKDQHEKYMHPGVYADEKHEKSRRSFAEREKRLSHVERSNKEDKSRSTERHCDGRHKGHHWDRGLQKDNERNGHYESDSSFGHHSTQRDAKRMVDSDVHDSHRKHHHNRTDHGFDPQTPADRRAKYTERELRQDSSRHGDRLQRVHGFNEDRRDDYRHQKRRAY